In one Ferroacidibacillus organovorans genomic region, the following are encoded:
- a CDS encoding sulfocyanin-like copper-binding protein produces the protein MKQTRKRRLFLGVAMAGAFMLAGCGVVNGNASSILSFNSSAKTVTLNLAGGLNTNNDSFNLDGYYQGQMTVTVPVGYKVTVDFVNDGGIPMDLAVYTMNDQLAFPGAGDSVTAIQGNAGAGVIPGQSTKFTFTASQPGHYQLANLLTRVTGRGQFDFGMWAHFDVSATATQPSISLS, from the coding sequence ATGAAACAGACAAGAAAACGGCGTCTGTTCTTAGGGGTTGCCATGGCGGGGGCTTTCATGCTTGCGGGCTGTGGAGTCGTCAATGGCAATGCTTCATCCATTTTATCGTTCAATTCGAGCGCCAAGACGGTAACGCTTAATTTGGCGGGCGGATTGAATACGAATAACGACTCGTTCAACCTTGACGGGTATTACCAAGGGCAAATGACGGTCACGGTGCCTGTCGGGTATAAGGTAACGGTCGATTTTGTGAATGACGGTGGAATCCCGATGGATCTCGCTGTGTACACAATGAACGACCAACTTGCGTTCCCGGGTGCAGGCGACAGCGTCACCGCAATTCAGGGAAACGCAGGGGCAGGTGTCATCCCTGGTCAGTCGACAAAGTTTACGTTTACGGCAAGCCAGCCCGGACACTATCAACTGGCGAATCTGTTGACCAGAGTCACAGGTCGCGGCCAGTTTGATTTTGGGATGTGGGCACATTTTGACGTGTCCGCGACAGCCACTCAGCCGAGCATTTCGCTTTCGTAA
- a CDS encoding cytochrome c oxidase subunit II — translation MSDVVLFGILWVILTILGEIGVSLWGHNMYYFMASSQAVEGNHAAIFLMIFLTPIFMFIVLMLFFVPFRFRAKDGERNVKAATFKTNRTFISIWVTVSVCVNLLFFIHPTASAAEMMFQEANPANQHNTLIVDVVARQWQWYFSYPQYGVSNTVNANGFNDLYLPVGRKVEFVLRSYDPNHTYDANLDVVHDLWIPAFGIKQDVIPGETRFMYVTPTVITSFEQNPMVRVQCAEVCGPGHPYMWAPVHVVSASNFASWIAQQKKQNG, via the coding sequence ATGTCAGACGTTGTCCTGTTTGGGATCTTGTGGGTTATTCTCACGATTTTGGGGGAAATTGGCGTCAGTCTGTGGGGTCATAACATGTATTACTTTATGGCTTCGTCCCAGGCTGTAGAGGGCAATCATGCTGCTATCTTTCTAATGATTTTCTTGACGCCGATCTTCATGTTTATTGTTCTTATGCTCTTCTTTGTTCCTTTTCGCTTTCGCGCAAAAGATGGCGAGCGCAATGTAAAAGCTGCGACGTTTAAAACGAATCGCACGTTTATCTCCATCTGGGTCACTGTATCGGTTTGCGTGAACCTACTCTTTTTTATCCATCCAACTGCGTCGGCTGCAGAGATGATGTTCCAAGAGGCAAACCCTGCGAACCAGCACAACACGTTGATCGTCGACGTCGTGGCCCGTCAATGGCAGTGGTACTTCAGTTATCCGCAGTATGGCGTCTCTAATACGGTGAATGCAAACGGATTTAACGATCTGTATTTGCCGGTTGGACGCAAAGTGGAGTTCGTTCTTCGCTCGTATGATCCAAATCACACGTACGATGCGAATCTAGACGTCGTGCACGATCTGTGGATTCCGGCGTTCGGCATCAAGCAAGACGTCATTCCCGGTGAAACGCGTTTCATGTATGTGACGCCTACGGTGATCACTTCTTTTGAGCAAAACCCAATGGTTCGCGTTCAGTGCGCGGAAGTGTGTGGCCCTGGCCATCCCTATATGTGGGCGCCTGTGCACGTCGTGTCTGCGTCGAATTTCGCGTCGTGGATTGCGCAGCAGAAAAAACAAAACGGTTAA
- a CDS encoding cytochrome c oxidase subunit I: MSTLELRPDVSPVPQVVKSKRMPPVIRGILWSAIGFLVVNTLISYVLDPRYGHPFITQVSVTFGWFAAMVGWVLGVGAWEGAVLPAFGYKGTLYTAPGWKRFFEYSTEHKVIGLQYIGASAGGFFIAGLAAMLMRLELMNNSMWLFNYPQQYLTTVGIHGTIMMFSVGTVALVGGLGNYLVPLMIGSNTSAFPRMSGISVLLVPFGIVTVALSPLLGYWSTGWRGYEPLASQDPSGILFYYLGVFALTLSSLLVSINLTATVIFKRAPGMTWGRLPMFAWGITTVSLLNIIWLPEIQLTFVMSLVNRLVPLPLFTATGSPLTYMELFWLFGHPEVYIVVVPALALWQEIIPVMTRKPLFARQWGVIGLIFVMMLSGFVWAHHMFTNMRNVEMMPFSFFTEMISIPTGFAYLVALGTLWKGRLRFNTVSLLVLMSMFNFLIGGMTGVFLADPIINLQAHDTFFVVGHFHYTIIGGMVFSWIAAMYYWLPKMSGRMYNEKLGKIGAIWIFLAFNLTFSQFFLLGLHGMNRWVSVYPSYLQPMNFETSIFAFLLGLGFLFHLVHIWWAWRAGQKAEGNPWESKSVEWITASPPQEESFPVIPRIVSGTYTYDNDEPAVIIPSDGKRVATTS, from the coding sequence ATGAGCACACTCGAACTGAGACCTGACGTTTCGCCAGTGCCGCAGGTCGTAAAATCGAAGCGAATGCCGCCTGTGATTCGCGGAATTCTGTGGTCGGCAATCGGGTTTCTCGTTGTTAACACACTTATCAGCTATGTTCTGGATCCTCGGTATGGCCATCCATTCATTACTCAAGTCTCTGTGACATTTGGCTGGTTTGCCGCCATGGTCGGCTGGGTATTGGGAGTCGGTGCGTGGGAAGGTGCCGTTCTACCTGCTTTTGGTTACAAGGGAACGCTCTACACTGCACCGGGATGGAAACGGTTTTTTGAATACAGCACGGAGCATAAAGTGATTGGTCTTCAGTACATTGGGGCATCGGCAGGTGGATTCTTTATTGCAGGTCTAGCCGCCATGTTGATGCGCTTGGAACTTATGAATAACAGTATGTGGCTCTTCAACTACCCGCAACAGTACCTCACAACGGTTGGCATTCATGGAACCATCATGATGTTCTCTGTCGGAACGGTCGCTCTTGTCGGTGGTCTTGGAAACTATCTCGTTCCATTGATGATTGGATCAAACACGAGTGCCTTTCCGCGCATGTCAGGGATCAGCGTACTGCTCGTTCCGTTTGGCATCGTGACAGTCGCGCTGAGCCCGCTGCTTGGGTACTGGTCGACGGGCTGGCGCGGATATGAGCCGCTCGCGTCGCAAGATCCATCAGGGATTCTCTTTTACTACCTTGGCGTGTTTGCACTGACGCTCTCCTCGCTGCTCGTTTCCATCAACTTGACGGCAACGGTCATTTTCAAGCGTGCACCTGGCATGACGTGGGGTCGCTTGCCGATGTTTGCGTGGGGGATCACAACGGTCAGCCTTTTGAACATCATTTGGCTGCCAGAGATCCAATTGACGTTCGTCATGAGCCTAGTCAACCGTCTCGTACCCCTTCCTCTCTTTACGGCTACAGGCAGTCCGCTGACGTATATGGAACTCTTCTGGCTGTTCGGGCATCCAGAGGTGTACATTGTCGTCGTTCCGGCGCTTGCGCTGTGGCAGGAAATCATTCCTGTCATGACGAGAAAACCGCTCTTTGCCAGACAGTGGGGCGTTATTGGATTGATTTTCGTCATGATGCTGAGCGGTTTTGTTTGGGCTCACCATATGTTTACGAACATGCGCAATGTTGAAATGATGCCGTTCTCCTTCTTCACAGAGATGATTTCGATTCCGACTGGATTTGCGTATCTGGTGGCGCTCGGAACGCTTTGGAAAGGACGCTTGCGATTCAACACCGTCAGTTTGCTCGTCCTGATGAGTATGTTTAACTTCTTGATCGGCGGGATGACGGGGGTATTTCTTGCCGACCCGATCATCAACCTTCAGGCACATGATACGTTCTTTGTCGTTGGTCACTTCCACTATACGATCATTGGCGGCATGGTGTTCTCCTGGATTGCCGCAATGTACTACTGGTTGCCAAAGATGTCTGGACGCATGTACAACGAGAAACTGGGCAAGATCGGCGCCATCTGGATTTTCCTTGCGTTTAACCTGACGTTCTCGCAGTTCTTCCTGCTCGGTCTGCATGGCATGAACCGCTGGGTTTCCGTTTATCCTTCGTACTTGCAGCCAATGAACTTTGAAACGTCAATCTTTGCCTTCTTGCTCGGTCTTGGCTTCCTGTTTCATCTGGTGCATATCTGGTGGGCTTGGCGCGCAGGCCAAAAGGCGGAAGGAAATCCGTGGGAGTCGAAATCGGTTGAGTGGATCACGGCTTCTCCGCCGCAAGAAGAAAGTTTTCCTGTTATCCCGCGCATCGTGAGTGGTACCTACACGTACGACAACGATGAGCCTGCTGTCATCATTCCTTCAGACGGGAAACGGGTCGCTACGACATCGTAA
- a CDS encoding cytochrome c oxidase subunit 3 — MSSNVKSSGALNAEARMALNTSRGGFTILIASQIVPFVMLVNLRYILAEAYVSPSLDQATGAVFTILFVISAITAYAGLQATNRSDSKASARMSVLTMVLGWIALIMMGYQFWEHAFQTDGRFGEGYLVTIGAFAIYFIASLIGLLSGKMRASRVGIDDSNRFSIGATFKFWIFLQLMWVVLYVVYYFI; from the coding sequence TTGTCTAGCAACGTAAAATCCTCGGGCGCGCTTAATGCTGAGGCGCGTATGGCATTAAACACATCGCGAGGCGGTTTTACGATTCTGATCGCGAGTCAAATCGTGCCGTTCGTGATGTTGGTAAACCTGCGCTACATTCTCGCGGAAGCTTATGTATCGCCGAGTCTTGATCAGGCGACGGGGGCCGTATTCACGATTCTTTTCGTCATCAGTGCGATCACCGCGTACGCCGGCCTTCAGGCAACGAATCGCTCTGACAGCAAGGCGTCCGCTCGCATGAGCGTTCTCACGATGGTGCTCGGGTGGATCGCTCTTATCATGATGGGCTATCAGTTCTGGGAGCATGCATTCCAGACGGACGGTCGCTTTGGTGAAGGTTACCTTGTTACGATCGGCGCCTTCGCCATCTACTTTATTGCATCACTCATCGGTCTGCTCTCAGGGAAAATGAGAGCGAGCCGTGTCGGCATCGATGACAGTAACCGTTTCAGTATTGGCGCGACATTCAAGTTTTGGATCTTTTTGCAACTGATGTGGGTTGTGCTTTACGTGGTTTACTACTTTATCTAA
- a CDS encoding DUF420 domain-containing protein produces MKQLAAYWALFNEMLMIISAVIAVFGWRQIRKKNREVHRRLMMTSSLFGAGFFISYAVATFVVGDTSYGGPSSLAVPYQIFLQIHVMLATIAAVMGVVTIVLALRSRFSTHRRIGPFTVVFWLVSAATGLVVYLMLFVIFPPGPTIKNLIHVLVSSKS; encoded by the coding sequence GTGAAGCAGTTGGCAGCTTACTGGGCATTATTCAATGAAATGCTGATGATTATCAGTGCAGTGATCGCGGTGTTTGGATGGCGTCAAATTCGCAAAAAGAATCGAGAAGTCCACCGCAGATTGATGATGACCTCTTCTCTTTTCGGAGCTGGTTTTTTTATCAGTTATGCTGTGGCAACATTTGTGGTTGGTGACACGTCTTATGGTGGTCCATCATCACTAGCAGTTCCCTATCAGATCTTTTTGCAGATTCACGTTATGCTGGCAACGATTGCGGCTGTCATGGGTGTGGTTACGATCGTACTTGCTTTGCGCAGTCGTTTTTCCACTCATCGACGCATTGGACCTTTTACCGTTGTTTTTTGGCTTGTGTCTGCCGCAACAGGATTGGTCGTTTATCTGATGTTGTTTGTGATCTTCCCTCCGGGGCCAACCATTAAAAACTTAATCCATGTTCTTGTTTCGTCTAAATCGTAG
- a CDS encoding NUDIX hydrolase, whose product MGDIQAPRLAATVILIDAHNSHSFRVLLIKRPLNLRVLPGYWVFPGGRVEGEDELCSASASEAIVQAAIRETREEIGVALEKQELVWFGRRVTPDVFKLRFDTHFFIARFPANAKICLAAQEVEEMVWCTPVEAYQNAEKGIWLVAPPTRDALRTLASYKSADDLFHGGVMQEQVENRDEILHFVNSLQTQRDT is encoded by the coding sequence ATGGGTGATATTCAGGCGCCACGCCTGGCTGCGACGGTCATTTTAATCGATGCGCACAACTCACATTCGTTTCGTGTTCTTTTAATTAAACGGCCGCTGAATCTTCGCGTGCTGCCAGGGTATTGGGTGTTTCCAGGCGGTCGAGTCGAAGGCGAGGATGAGCTTTGCTCCGCCAGTGCCTCGGAGGCGATTGTGCAGGCGGCGATACGCGAAACGAGAGAAGAAATAGGAGTAGCGTTAGAAAAACAAGAACTCGTTTGGTTTGGAAGGCGGGTGACGCCAGATGTATTCAAGCTGCGTTTTGACACGCACTTTTTCATCGCGCGATTTCCCGCCAACGCCAAAATTTGTCTGGCTGCGCAAGAGGTTGAAGAGATGGTCTGGTGTACGCCTGTGGAGGCGTACCAAAATGCGGAGAAGGGGATATGGCTTGTCGCGCCGCCTACCCGGGACGCCTTGCGCACGCTAGCTTCTTATAAGAGTGCTGATGACTTGTTTCACGGTGGAGTCATGCAGGAGCAGGTGGAGAATCGCGATGAGATTCTTCATTTTGTAAACTCTCTTCAGACACAGCGCGATACATGA
- a CDS encoding MBL fold metallo-hydrolase, with product MVTLALSFHSLELKGACSIESTVNVHLMKDGKNALLFDTGYNETESLRALTEWIGTQQVTVRGILVTHAHPDHAGGLLALAERFLCNVYIHPLERQYLEKKYGLLRERFAAISWKNMAEGDTIHLCEHHIETVETPGHTHGHLAWYEPTTKTLVAGDNATSAGTVWIGPPDGHLADFYESLTRLDTLHAKVILPGHGKPILEAPSFFMTMLKRREARSAQILHHLNCKAQSAQELTDVLYGASLPSQHMWVALATVRAHLSHLLEQSRVVCTYDTKKKTLMYRAVSEESLQNEESHRDSPPAPA from the coding sequence GTGGTAACACTGGCACTCTCGTTTCATTCACTCGAACTAAAAGGAGCCTGTTCAATCGAATCAACCGTCAATGTCCACCTCATGAAGGATGGAAAAAACGCACTACTCTTTGATACAGGGTACAATGAAACAGAGAGTCTGCGAGCGTTGACCGAGTGGATCGGCACACAACAGGTAACCGTCCGAGGCATTCTCGTGACACACGCCCACCCCGATCACGCAGGAGGTCTGCTCGCGCTCGCCGAGAGGTTTCTTTGCAACGTTTACATCCATCCACTGGAGCGCCAGTATCTCGAAAAAAAATATGGATTGCTGCGCGAGCGGTTTGCAGCGATCTCATGGAAAAATATGGCTGAAGGCGACACGATTCACCTCTGCGAGCACCACATTGAAACGGTTGAGACACCAGGTCACACGCACGGGCATCTCGCCTGGTACGAACCTACCACAAAAACGCTTGTCGCAGGCGACAACGCGACGTCTGCCGGCACGGTGTGGATCGGGCCGCCCGACGGTCATCTCGCGGATTTTTATGAATCCCTGACTCGACTCGACACGCTCCACGCAAAAGTGATTCTCCCCGGGCATGGTAAACCTATATTGGAGGCTCCGTCATTTTTCATGACTATGTTGAAACGACGTGAAGCGCGTAGTGCTCAAATTCTTCATCACCTCAACTGCAAGGCGCAAAGCGCGCAAGAGCTAACAGATGTCCTTTACGGTGCCTCCCTTCCTTCTCAGCACATGTGGGTGGCGCTTGCCACCGTCCGCGCCCATCTGAGCCATCTCCTGGAGCAAAGCCGCGTCGTGTGCACCTACGACACAAAGAAGAAAACGCTCATGTATCGCGCTGTGTCTGAAGAGAGTTTACAAAATGAAGAATCTCATCGCGATTCTCCACCTGCTCCTGCATGA
- a CDS encoding cob(I)yrinic acid a,c-diamide adenosyltransferase gives MKLYTKTGDKGETSLIYGRRVAKDDLRVETYGTLDEANSILGLAAQALRDDARCEDLLRIVARIQRDLFDVGRDLATPEDKQGQPYVTVDHVTTLERVIDRLDAQVPPLTQFILPGGTLGAAHLHHARTVVRRAERLFVALSREQTVSTNIGIYLNRLSDLLFVVARAVNHRLDVTEPHVDFSVAAESMEEGL, from the coding sequence ATGAAACTATACACGAAAACGGGAGATAAGGGCGAAACTAGCCTGATTTACGGCCGGCGAGTTGCTAAAGATGATCTGCGTGTCGAGACGTACGGAACACTGGATGAGGCAAACAGCATTTTGGGTCTTGCCGCCCAGGCGCTGCGCGACGATGCTCGATGTGAGGATCTTTTGCGGATTGTCGCGCGGATTCAGCGCGATTTGTTTGACGTCGGACGCGATTTAGCGACGCCCGAAGATAAACAGGGACAACCGTATGTCACTGTAGATCACGTGACGACACTTGAACGGGTGATCGACCGACTTGACGCGCAGGTGCCTCCATTGACGCAGTTTATCTTGCCGGGCGGTACACTTGGCGCGGCACATTTGCATCACGCGCGAACGGTTGTAAGACGCGCAGAGCGACTATTTGTTGCATTGTCCCGGGAACAGACGGTCTCCACCAACATTGGAATCTATCTCAACCGATTGTCTGACCTGCTGTTCGTTGTCGCGCGTGCTGTAAATCACCGCCTCGATGTTACAGAGCCGCACGTTGATTTCAGTGTAGCCGCAGAGTCCATGGAAGAGGGGCTGTGA
- a CDS encoding HAD-IIA family hydrolase — protein sequence MSVIAWPDIQAVLLDLDGTLFRGDVVLPGALALLEQLRQAQIPFLYWTNNSTRTPVQVVDHLRKLGFDAQVRDVYTSSLATADALADVLPGASTVFALGEEGLFDALRMRGFRVVTNADQEDEVAAVVVGLDRTVTYARFAQAMRYLLNPDTLFYATNLDRALPHGDHFMPGAGAVVSFLETCTGRKPVAVGKPQAAFVLAACDRLAVLPRNTLIIGDNAETDVAAAKRAGAVAVWVTTGVSHVRAEQGTMTISALTDLLPIPRSQK from the coding sequence GTGAGCGTGATTGCGTGGCCGGATATTCAGGCGGTTTTACTTGATTTGGATGGAACGCTTTTTCGCGGGGATGTGGTATTGCCAGGGGCGCTTGCGCTTCTTGAGCAGTTGCGTCAGGCGCAAATTCCATTTCTATACTGGACAAACAATTCGACGCGCACGCCAGTGCAGGTTGTCGATCATTTGCGGAAATTGGGTTTTGACGCGCAAGTGAGGGATGTGTACACAAGTTCACTCGCAACAGCTGACGCGCTTGCAGATGTGCTCCCTGGCGCGTCTACGGTGTTTGCGCTCGGTGAAGAGGGACTTTTTGACGCGCTGCGGATGCGCGGATTTCGGGTCGTGACAAATGCCGATCAGGAGGATGAGGTTGCTGCCGTTGTGGTGGGACTTGATCGCACGGTCACGTATGCGCGCTTTGCGCAAGCGATGAGGTATCTGTTAAACCCTGATACGCTTTTTTATGCGACCAATTTGGATCGCGCGTTACCGCATGGTGATCACTTCATGCCGGGAGCAGGTGCGGTGGTCTCTTTTTTAGAGACGTGTACTGGGCGAAAGCCGGTGGCAGTCGGCAAACCACAAGCTGCGTTCGTGCTGGCCGCGTGTGACAGGCTTGCGGTTCTGCCAAGAAACACGCTGATTATCGGAGACAATGCAGAAACAGATGTGGCTGCCGCGAAACGGGCTGGAGCTGTGGCAGTTTGGGTGACGACGGGCGTGTCGCACGTGCGCGCAGAGCAGGGGACGATGACCATTTCTGCGCTGACGGATCTGCTTCCGATCCCTCGCTCGCAAAAATAA
- the nrdR gene encoding transcriptional regulator NrdR: protein MKCPYCQAHDSRVVDSRVSDEQSWVRRRRECVSCQKRFTTYERVELTPLIVVKKDRVREEFNRDKVRRGVVRACEKRPITLDQMEQLVDDVEREIRAEFEREVPSSEVGERVMSALKALDGVAYVRFASVYREFRDVESFAKEVLALLHTRGEGKVAAQGEQESEDEHL, encoded by the coding sequence GTGAAATGCCCGTATTGTCAGGCGCATGACTCGCGTGTTGTGGATTCGCGCGTGAGTGATGAGCAGTCGTGGGTGCGCAGACGTCGGGAGTGCGTCTCCTGTCAAAAACGCTTCACAACCTATGAGCGAGTGGAATTAACGCCGCTGATCGTCGTGAAAAAGGATCGCGTGCGCGAAGAATTTAACCGCGACAAGGTGCGGCGCGGCGTGGTGCGAGCATGTGAAAAAAGGCCGATCACACTTGATCAAATGGAGCAACTCGTCGACGACGTGGAGCGCGAGATTCGCGCAGAGTTTGAGCGAGAAGTTCCTTCGAGTGAGGTGGGCGAGCGAGTCATGAGCGCGCTCAAAGCGCTTGACGGCGTGGCGTATGTTCGCTTTGCAAGCGTCTACCGGGAATTTCGCGACGTGGAGTCGTTTGCGAAAGAGGTTTTGGCTTTGCTTCACACACGCGGCGAAGGGAAAGTGGCCGCGCAGGGAGAACAGGAATCGGAGGATGAACATTTGTGA
- a CDS encoding RecB family exonuclease produces MEYLSFSRLSLLETCGLRFYFEYVEKRSPSDPVPLYHAEFGTLLHSLYEQHANSAGQDAYDVLKKRYDEIFPTLVSHFPDRATAVDFYKKGIAAIGRFSRYLVKDVVASEKEFLIETDVGVPPLKGYIDRLIHSDEHGYLVADLKTGRAFSGNDRKKRRQLVVYSIACESQYGSPADSGYFDFVVQGSRAWVDISEEDRAEARAWVKEKWHEIEMERFNAKYSRSFCSVYCPFRSECDTFLQRHHAG; encoded by the coding sequence ATGGAATATCTTTCGTTTAGCCGCTTGTCTCTGCTTGAAACGTGCGGATTGCGCTTTTATTTTGAATATGTTGAAAAACGCAGTCCGAGTGACCCTGTGCCGCTTTATCATGCGGAGTTCGGCACGCTTTTGCACAGTCTTTATGAACAACACGCGAATTCCGCAGGCCAAGACGCCTATGACGTGTTGAAAAAAAGGTACGATGAAATCTTTCCGACACTCGTGTCGCACTTTCCTGATCGCGCCACGGCTGTGGACTTTTATAAAAAGGGGATCGCGGCGATCGGACGTTTCAGCCGCTATCTTGTCAAAGATGTGGTGGCGTCAGAAAAGGAATTTCTGATTGAGACGGATGTGGGAGTCCCCCCGCTCAAAGGCTATATCGACCGGCTCATCCACTCGGATGAACACGGGTATCTTGTCGCTGATTTGAAGACAGGCAGGGCATTTTCTGGCAATGACCGCAAAAAACGCAGGCAACTCGTCGTCTATTCGATCGCGTGTGAATCCCAGTACGGATCGCCTGCCGACAGTGGATATTTTGACTTTGTCGTACAGGGAAGCCGCGCCTGGGTTGACATTTCTGAAGAGGATCGCGCGGAGGCACGTGCGTGGGTGAAGGAAAAGTGGCATGAGATCGAAATGGAGCGCTTTAATGCCAAGTATTCGCGTTCGTTCTGTTCCGTCTACTGCCCATTTCGCAGTGAGTGTGACACGTTTTTGCAGCGTCATCACGCGGGATGA
- a CDS encoding NAD(P)H-dependent flavin oxidoreductase yields MENRVQSLLMCRLPIVQGGLAYVGNGELAGAISRAGGFGQVGSAGRTPRQMLDEIDKAEISAAGAPFGVNLPLSEHSDREAYVEAILENAHRLRAVSLSAGNPRPYIERLKRAGLIVIALVSTPLQAQKAEASGADLLVAEGYEAGGHNGPGEWTTMALIPAVARAVKVPILAAGGIASGEGIVAALALGASGVQMGTRFVATKECVAHENYKKELIKRTADDTRVIERSRGRVTRVLQSAHVDDILKVEMRQHSEDELYAMVRGERNRMAAIGGVLEEGYVNCGQGVSLIYDVPTVEELFKRLMDEMQQASQRVCGIDARFF; encoded by the coding sequence GTGGAAAATCGCGTTCAGTCTCTTCTTATGTGTCGCCTACCCATCGTGCAGGGAGGTCTTGCGTATGTTGGAAATGGCGAACTCGCGGGAGCAATCTCGCGCGCGGGCGGCTTTGGACAGGTGGGCAGCGCTGGACGAACGCCCCGACAGATGCTCGATGAGATCGATAAGGCGGAAATTTCGGCTGCAGGCGCCCCATTTGGCGTCAATCTTCCACTGAGTGAGCACAGTGATCGCGAAGCGTATGTTGAGGCGATCCTGGAAAATGCGCATCGCTTGCGGGCAGTCAGCCTGTCGGCGGGAAATCCGCGTCCTTACATCGAGCGTTTAAAGCGCGCCGGGCTCATCGTGATTGCGCTTGTTTCAACGCCACTACAAGCACAAAAGGCGGAAGCGTCTGGCGCGGATTTGCTTGTCGCAGAAGGCTATGAGGCAGGCGGACACAACGGGCCTGGCGAGTGGACGACGATGGCACTGATTCCGGCTGTGGCGCGCGCGGTGAAGGTTCCCATTCTCGCGGCGGGGGGTATCGCCAGCGGCGAGGGGATCGTTGCGGCGCTCGCCCTTGGTGCAAGCGGTGTACAGATGGGGACTCGCTTTGTTGCGACGAAGGAGTGTGTGGCGCATGAGAACTACAAGAAAGAACTGATCAAGCGCACGGCGGATGATACGCGCGTCATCGAGCGAAGTCGCGGACGCGTGACGCGCGTCTTGCAATCTGCGCATGTGGATGACATTCTGAAGGTAGAAATGCGGCAGCATTCTGAAGATGAACTGTACGCGATGGTGCGCGGGGAGAGAAACCGTATGGCGGCAATCGGAGGTGTCCTTGAAGAAGGGTATGTCAATTGCGGGCAAGGTGTGTCTCTCATTTATGATGTGCCAACGGTTGAGGAGCTCTTTAAGCGCTTGATGGATGAAATGCAACAGGCGTCACAGCGTGTGTGCGGGATCGACGCGCGATTCTTCTGA